In the genome of Aureimonas sp. OT7, one region contains:
- a CDS encoding 3'-5' exonuclease: protein MGQLDLFSFDEEERMARRLEATGRFRILRKLVPRPVVAREESLFPHVALLIDTETTGLRHGMDEVIEVGAVAFTYDDDGTIGDVVGVFGGLQQPSVPIPPEITQLTGITDAMVAGQRIDLAALERLAETADLVIAHNAAFDRRFCEGLSACFEFKAWACSHAEIPWRELGFEGSKLSYLLSQCGLFHDGHRAVDDCHALLEVLTRPSGADGRSAFAHLLESSGRTRRRIYAEHTPFDLKDVLKRRGYRWSDGSDGRPKCWWVEVDEAAYDAELSFLRQEIYRREEADPVTVTLTALDRFKAA, encoded by the coding sequence ATGGGCCAACTCGATCTGTTCAGCTTCGACGAAGAGGAGCGTATGGCGCGCCGGCTGGAGGCGACGGGCCGGTTCCGCATTTTGCGCAAGCTCGTGCCGCGCCCCGTGGTGGCGCGCGAAGAAAGCCTGTTTCCGCATGTCGCGCTGCTGATCGACACCGAGACGACCGGCCTTCGCCATGGCATGGACGAAGTGATCGAGGTGGGGGCCGTTGCCTTCACCTATGATGACGACGGCACGATCGGCGATGTCGTCGGCGTGTTCGGCGGGCTGCAGCAGCCCTCCGTGCCGATCCCGCCCGAGATCACGCAACTGACGGGCATCACCGATGCTATGGTGGCGGGCCAGCGCATCGACCTTGCCGCCCTGGAGCGGCTGGCAGAGACGGCGGACCTCGTCATCGCGCATAATGCCGCCTTCGACCGGCGTTTCTGCGAGGGGCTGTCCGCCTGCTTCGAATTCAAGGCCTGGGCGTGCTCGCATGCCGAGATCCCCTGGCGCGAACTCGGTTTCGAAGGCAGCAAGCTGTCCTATCTTCTGTCGCAGTGCGGCCTGTTCCACGATGGCCATCGCGCGGTGGATGATTGCCATGCGCTTCTGGAAGTGCTGACGCGTCCTTCCGGGGCGGATGGGCGCAGCGCCTTCGCCCATCTCCTGGAATCGAGCGGTCGGACCCGCCGGCGCATCTATGCCGAACATACGCCCTTCGACCTGAAGGATGTCCTGAAACGGCGCGGCTATCGCTGGTCGGATGGCAGCGACGGCCGCCCGAAATGCTGGTGGGTCGAGGTCGACGAGGCGGCCTACGATGCGGAATTGTCGTTTCTGCGCCAGGAGATCTACCGGCGCGAGGAAGCCGACCCTGTGACCGTCACACTGACGGCGCTGGACAGGTTCAAGGCCGCCTGA
- a CDS encoding TonB-dependent receptor yields the protein MSIRLAACLTGSALIAISSAASAQISLLPAAIALDPVIVTANRTSTPARAVGSAVTVIDRAELERRQVRFVADALRSVPGVGLSRTGTVGGLTQVRLRGAEGNQTLVLIDGIEVNDPASGGEYDFANMLADDVERIEVLRGPQSALYGSDAIGGVVNIVTRKGEGRTSASARLEGGSMGTASGLLSIGGASGGADFFGSLGGYRTDGASSASEWRGNLERDGYDNVTGFAKLGFDATQDLRFDMVGRVTDHRADADGFADGLPADADAATRGRQMYGRVQARLDTLDGRWQHVAGISRSHSTLRYFTDRSRTDDYVGDRTKVDYQSNVFLAQEAARLDHTLTFLAEHEEESAEVDGAYSSFDRSTGQSGLVGQYQLGIADALFLTGAVRHDMNERFADATTWRGTAAYDLSRTGTKLRGSYGTGIKNPSLFELFGYDGTYRGNPDLKPEKAEGWDIGLDQWILRDALSIEATYFNQRITDLIQGAGTTSINLDGTSTIHGIELGVTAYLLDGLTVRAAYTFLDGDDADGVTLARRPENVASLDIGYSFLDGAAALNLGILYTGGQQDIAFDAFYNQSRVELDPYTLVNLAGSYRFNDHAEAFARVENLFGERYEDVYGYGGMGRVAVAGVKLSF from the coding sequence TTGTCCATCCGCCTTGCTGCCTGCCTGACAGGCTCGGCTCTTATCGCCATTTCGTCCGCCGCCAGCGCACAGATCAGTTTGCTGCCGGCGGCGATCGCGCTGGACCCCGTCATCGTCACGGCCAACCGGACGTCGACGCCGGCGCGCGCCGTCGGCAGCGCCGTCACCGTCATCGACAGGGCCGAACTGGAGCGGCGGCAGGTGCGCTTCGTGGCCGACGCGTTGCGGAGCGTGCCGGGGGTGGGCCTGAGCCGCACGGGCACGGTGGGCGGCCTGACCCAGGTTCGGCTGCGCGGCGCCGAGGGCAACCAGACGCTCGTGCTCATCGACGGCATCGAGGTGAACGATCCCGCCAGTGGCGGCGAGTACGATTTCGCCAACATGCTTGCCGACGATGTGGAGCGGATCGAGGTGCTGCGCGGTCCGCAGAGTGCGCTCTACGGGTCCGACGCCATCGGCGGCGTCGTCAACATCGTCACCCGCAAGGGCGAGGGCCGGACGTCCGCTTCGGCACGCCTGGAAGGTGGTAGCATGGGCACGGCCAGCGGCCTCCTGTCCATCGGCGGCGCTTCGGGCGGCGCCGACTTTTTCGGCAGCCTCGGCGGCTACCGCACGGACGGCGCCTCGAGCGCGTCCGAGTGGCGCGGCAACCTTGAGCGCGACGGTTATGACAACGTCACGGGCTTCGCCAAACTCGGCTTCGATGCCACGCAGGACCTGCGGTTCGACATGGTGGGCCGCGTGACGGACCATCGGGCCGACGCGGATGGGTTCGCCGACGGCCTGCCGGCCGATGCGGACGCCGCGACACGCGGCCGGCAGATGTACGGACGTGTGCAGGCCCGGCTGGATACGCTGGACGGGCGCTGGCAGCACGTCGCCGGCATCAGCCGCAGCCATTCGACGCTGCGCTACTTCACCGATAGGTCCCGCACCGACGATTATGTCGGCGACCGGACCAAGGTGGACTATCAATCCAACGTCTTCCTGGCGCAGGAGGCCGCGCGCCTGGACCATACGCTGACCTTCCTTGCCGAGCACGAGGAAGAATCCGCCGAAGTGGACGGTGCATACTCCAGCTTCGACCGCTCCACCGGCCAGAGCGGGCTGGTCGGCCAGTACCAACTCGGTATCGCGGACGCGCTGTTCCTGACCGGGGCGGTGCGCCACGACATGAACGAGCGTTTCGCCGATGCCACCACATGGCGGGGCACCGCGGCCTACGATCTGTCGCGGACCGGAACGAAACTGCGCGGCTCCTATGGTACGGGTATCAAGAACCCTTCCTTGTTCGAACTGTTCGGCTATGACGGCACCTATCGCGGAAACCCCGACCTGAAGCCGGAAAAGGCGGAAGGCTGGGACATCGGCTTGGACCAGTGGATCCTGCGCGATGCGCTGTCGATCGAAGCAACCTATTTCAACCAGCGCATTACCGACCTGATCCAGGGAGCGGGTACGACGTCCATCAACCTGGACGGTACGTCCACGATCCACGGCATCGAGCTTGGGGTGACGGCCTATCTTCTGGATGGGCTGACCGTGCGCGCGGCCTATACGTTCCTCGACGGCGATGACGCGGACGGCGTCACCCTGGCCCGCCGTCCGGAAAACGTCGCGAGCCTCGACATAGGCTACAGCTTCCTGGACGGTGCGGCTGCGCTCAACCTCGGCATCCTTTATACCGGCGGACAGCAGGATATCGCGTTCGATGCCTTCTACAACCAGTCACGCGTGGAGCTTGATCCCTATACGCTGGTGAACCTCGCCGGATCGTATCGTTTCAACGATCATGCGGAGGCCTTCGCCCGTGTCGAAAACCTGTTCGGCGAGCGCTACGAGGATGTCTACGGCTATGGCGGCATGGGGCGTGTGGCGGTTGCGGGTGTGAAGCTCAGTTTTTGA
- a CDS encoding argininosuccinate lyase: MVEVRDRGLRPLSALGCLTGLAAILCGPAWAQDGVRDEFFWLGQINKATAVINTQEGLLDKAKTPAIAKAIDSVIKAGNEPGAKRPATVITFEPLLIDEGGVEVTLLHAGRSSQDMHATYRAAILRDGLLELATQLNATSRTLVDLAATHAETIVPNYTNGVAAQPNSYGHYLLGHAAGFARDADRIREAYARVDRSAMGTTVLNGTGWPLNRQRMADYLGFAGVVDNAYDASQIASMDQPVEIGSIVTAIALHSGNFVEDVMTQYAQTRPWILLQEGGGNTYVSSAMPQKRNPGLLNNTRSQASTAITLALGPMIQAHNITPGMPDPKDVEANSAMVEAGVKTLADLDKVLKALVISPERALEELNADWTASQEIADILMRDHGLPFREGHHVASEIVTYARAEGIGPLDFPYQKARDIYTETVKGTDFPQELPLSEAEFRAALDPVAIVRGRATSGGPQPAEMKRMLDEATARLDRQESWVAERQNHIDAALGRLDADFQSLLTQ; this comes from the coding sequence ATGGTCGAAGTTCGGGATCGGGGGCTGCGGCCCCTGTCTGCACTAGGCTGCTTGACGGGGCTTGCCGCGATACTGTGCGGCCCCGCCTGGGCACAGGACGGCGTGCGCGACGAGTTTTTCTGGCTGGGACAGATCAACAAGGCGACGGCCGTCATCAACACGCAGGAAGGCCTGCTCGACAAGGCGAAGACGCCGGCAATCGCAAAGGCGATCGACAGCGTCATCAAGGCCGGCAACGAGCCGGGAGCAAAGCGCCCGGCCACCGTCATCACCTTCGAGCCGCTGCTCATCGATGAAGGCGGGGTGGAGGTGACCCTGCTGCATGCCGGCCGCTCCAGCCAGGACATGCACGCCACCTACCGGGCGGCCATCCTCCGAGACGGGCTGCTGGAACTCGCCACGCAGCTCAACGCCACCTCCCGCACGCTGGTCGATCTTGCGGCCACGCACGCCGAAACGATCGTTCCCAATTACACCAACGGCGTCGCGGCGCAGCCCAACAGCTATGGCCATTACCTTCTGGGACACGCGGCCGGCTTCGCGCGCGATGCGGACCGGATCCGCGAGGCTTACGCGCGGGTGGACCGCTCCGCCATGGGCACGACGGTCCTGAACGGCACGGGCTGGCCGCTGAACCGGCAGCGGATGGCCGATTATCTCGGCTTCGCCGGCGTGGTGGACAATGCCTACGACGCCTCGCAGATCGCCTCCATGGACCAACCGGTCGAGATCGGTTCCATCGTCACCGCGATCGCCCTGCACAGCGGCAACTTCGTCGAAGACGTGATGACCCAGTATGCGCAGACGCGGCCATGGATTTTGCTGCAGGAGGGCGGGGGCAACACCTATGTCTCGTCCGCCATGCCGCAGAAGCGCAATCCCGGCCTGCTCAACAACACCCGCAGCCAGGCGTCGACGGCCATCACGCTGGCTCTCGGCCCGATGATCCAGGCCCACAACATTACCCCTGGCATGCCCGATCCAAAGGATGTCGAGGCAAACTCAGCCATGGTCGAGGCCGGCGTAAAGACCCTCGCCGATCTCGACAAGGTCTTGAAGGCATTGGTGATCAGCCCCGAACGCGCCCTGGAGGAGCTGAACGCGGACTGGACCGCCTCGCAGGAGATCGCCGATATCCTGATGCGCGACCACGGTTTGCCGTTCCGGGAAGGCCACCATGTCGCGTCCGAGATCGTCACCTATGCCCGGGCGGAAGGAATCGGGCCCCTGGACTTTCCCTATCAGAAGGCACGGGACATCTACACAGAGACGGTCAAGGGCACCGATTTCCCACAGGAGCTGCCGTTGAGTGAAGCCGAGTTCCGCGCCGCGCTGGACCCGGTCGCCATCGTGCGGGGCCGCGCGACGTCCGGGGGGCCTCAGCCGGCGGAGATGAAGCGCATGCTGGACGAAGCCACGGCGCGGCTGGACCGGCAGGAAAGCTGGGTTGCCGAGCGGCAGAACCATATCGACGCCGCCCTGGGCAGGCTCGATGCGGATTTCCAGTCGCTGCTGACGCAGTAG
- a CDS encoding MFS transporter, translating to MTVSKDAEGAIGGDRCRAARGKAPSGATKVRYFVLFMCFVGLTINYLDRANMSVALPFIDEELGLNLTNTQKGLILGAFFWAYDGMMLLAGWLTDKLGARKSFSLAAVWWSVFTALTPLANSFWSFFAVRFMLGAGEAPAYPSSTKAASRWFPTSERAFATAVIDSGSRVGTVLALPIVTAIMAFATWHYSFVILGVVGIVWALAWYVTYRDPEEQPRANALELQYIADNGGRSEQNDDPAALAVRWGDLFRYRTVWGMMVGFFCLNFVIYFFLTWFPSYLKTARGLNLAELGLYGMLPGLAAVVTAWAAGLLADRAIRNGADVTLVRKTVMVGGMLGGAAILPAALVESLAAALFFLAVSYSSLAVAATGIWSLPADVAPSSRHVASIGGIQNFASNIAGIISPFLFGWLLDMFGGSYTPSFMMAAVMALVGAFSYAFVVGRAEPLPALAPRR from the coding sequence ATGACGGTCAGCAAGGATGCCGAAGGAGCGATCGGAGGCGATCGCTGTCGGGCTGCACGGGGAAAGGCGCCATCCGGCGCCACCAAGGTTCGTTACTTCGTATTGTTCATGTGTTTCGTCGGCCTGACGATCAATTATCTCGACCGCGCCAACATGAGCGTCGCGCTGCCGTTCATCGACGAAGAGCTCGGTCTCAACCTGACGAACACACAGAAAGGCCTGATCCTCGGCGCGTTCTTCTGGGCCTATGACGGGATGATGCTGCTGGCCGGCTGGCTGACCGACAAGCTCGGCGCGCGCAAGAGCTTTTCGCTGGCCGCCGTCTGGTGGTCGGTGTTCACCGCACTGACGCCGCTGGCCAACAGCTTCTGGAGCTTCTTCGCGGTGCGCTTCATGCTGGGTGCCGGCGAGGCTCCCGCCTACCCGTCGTCCACCAAGGCCGCGTCGCGCTGGTTTCCCACCAGTGAGCGCGCCTTTGCAACGGCCGTCATCGATTCCGGCTCGCGTGTCGGCACGGTGCTGGCCCTGCCTATCGTGACCGCCATCATGGCGTTCGCCACCTGGCACTATTCCTTCGTCATTCTGGGAGTGGTCGGCATCGTCTGGGCATTGGCCTGGTACGTCACCTACCGCGATCCGGAGGAACAACCCCGCGCCAATGCGCTGGAACTCCAGTACATCGCCGACAATGGCGGGCGCTCGGAACAGAACGATGACCCCGCGGCGCTCGCTGTTCGCTGGGGCGATCTTTTCCGTTACCGCACGGTCTGGGGCATGATGGTGGGCTTCTTCTGCCTCAACTTCGTGATCTATTTCTTCCTGACGTGGTTCCCCAGCTACCTGAAGACGGCGCGGGGGCTGAACCTCGCGGAGCTCGGGCTCTACGGCATGCTGCCGGGCCTTGCCGCCGTGGTCACCGCATGGGCCGCCGGCCTTCTGGCCGACCGCGCGATCCGCAACGGGGCCGATGTCACGCTGGTGCGCAAGACGGTCATGGTCGGCGGCATGCTGGGCGGCGCCGCCATCCTGCCCGCGGCGCTGGTGGAGTCTCTCGCCGCCGCGCTGTTCTTCCTGGCGGTGTCCTACAGCAGCCTTGCCGTCGCGGCCACCGGCATCTGGTCCTTGCCCGCGGATGTCGCGCCAAGTTCCAGGCATGTCGCCTCCATCGGCGGCATCCAGAACTTCGCCTCCAACATTGCCGGCATCATCAGCCCGTTCCTGTTCGGCTGGCTGCTCGACATGTTCGGCGGCAGCTACACGCCGTCCTTCATGATGGCGGCGGTGATGGCGCTGGTGGGGGCGTTCTCCTACGCATTCGTCGTTGGCCGCGCGGAACCCCTGCCCGCTCTTGCCCCACGTCGCTAA
- a CDS encoding GNAT family N-acetyltransferase translates to MSEDRAGAGQIERQDGPSKGRYVLVVDGVEAEMTYSRAGETMIIIDHTGVPDALRGRHVGQRLVQRAVEDARREGITILPLCPFAKAQIARHPEWQDVLRKS, encoded by the coding sequence ATGAGCGAGGATAGGGCTGGGGCCGGGCAGATCGAACGGCAGGATGGGCCCTCCAAGGGGCGGTACGTCCTTGTCGTCGATGGCGTCGAGGCGGAAATGACCTACAGCCGCGCCGGCGAAACGATGATCATCATCGACCATACGGGCGTTCCGGATGCACTTCGGGGCCGGCATGTAGGGCAGCGGCTGGTGCAACGCGCGGTAGAGGACGCACGCCGCGAAGGTATTACCATCCTGCCGCTATGCCCCTTTGCGAAGGCGCAGATCGCCCGCCATCCGGAGTGGCAGGACGTTCTGCGCAAATCCTGA